One region of Pleuronectes platessa chromosome 18, fPlePla1.1, whole genome shotgun sequence genomic DNA includes:
- the kat2b gene encoding histone acetyltransferase KAT2B isoform X4 translates to MADSAGIQQGSPAIGAAGLVPAAPGAGGTEGSGAAGGSARIAVKKAQLRSSPRPKKLEKLGVYSSCKAEGACKCNGWKSQNPPPTPPRTDQQSNTVNLQEPCRSCSHTLGDHVTHLENVSEEEVNRLLGIVLDVEYLYTCVHKEEDADTKQVYFSLFKLLRKSILQMGKPTLEAQESPPFEKPSIEQGVNNFVQYKFSHLPSKERQTIMELAKMFLNQINYWQLETPSQRRQRVPTDDAAGYKANYTRWLCYCNVPQFCDSLPRYETTQIFGRTLLRSVFTVMRKQLLEQARQEKDKLPPEKRTLILTHFPKFLSMLEEEVYSHSSPIWSQDFLAGASGGQIPIHTVISAPPVARPLYYSTSPVSVDPTTCGSVSPARKTVLESIPVGEKRKPTEPLPHEETKRPRAVGDIPLELINEVMATITDPAAIPETSLLSAHSARDEAARLEERRGVIEFHVIGNSLNQKPNKRILMWLVGLQNVFSHQLPRMPKEYITRLVFDPKHKTLSLIKDGRVIGGICFRMFPSQGFTEIVFCAVTSNEQVKGYGTHLMNHLKEYHIKHEILNFLTYADEYAIGYFKKQGFSKDIKVPKAKYVGYIKDYEGATLMGCELNPSIPYTEFSVIIKKQKEIIKKLIERKQAAIRKVYPGLSCFKEGVRQIPIESIPGIRETGWKPVGKGKELKDPDQLYSTLKTILQHVKSHPNAWPFMEPVKKTEAPGYYQVIRFPMDLKTMSERLKSRYYTTRKLFMADMQRIFTNCREYNPPESEYYKCANLLEKFFYTKIKEAGLIEK, encoded by the exons ATGGCCGACAGCGCCGGGATCCAGCAGGGTTCGCCGGCCATCGGGGCCGCGGGCTTGGTTCCGGCCGCTCCTGGAGCCGGGGGGACGGAGGGCTCCGGCGCCGCTGGAGGATCCGCACGTATCGCCGTGAAGAAGGCGCAACTCCGCTCCTCACCGCGGCCGAAGAAACTGGAAAAACTCGGCGTGTATTCCTCCTGCAAA GCGGAAGGAGCCTGTAAGTGCAATGGCTGGAAAAGTCAGAACCCCCCTCCCACTCCCCCCCGAACTGACCAGCAGTCCAACACAGTCAACCTGCAGGAGCCGTGTCGCAGCTGCTCTCACACTTTGG GTGATCACGTGACCCATCTAGAAAACGTGTCGGAGGAGGAAGTGAACAGGCTTCTCGGAATCGTCCTGGACGTGGAGTATCTCTACACGTGTGTTCACAAAGAGGAGGATGCCGACACTAAGCAGGTCTACTTTTCACTCTTCAAA CTGCTGAGGAAATCCATTCTACAAATGGGTAAACCGACGTTAGAAGCACAGGAGAGTCCTCCGTTTGAGAAACCCAGTATTGAGCAG GGGGTGAACAATTTTGTCCAGTACAAGTTCAGCCACCTGCCGTCGAAGGAACGCCAAACAATCATGGAGCTTGCTAAGATGTTCCTCAACCAAATCAACTACTGGCAGCTGGAGACGCCCTCCCAGAGACGCCAGAGGGTTCCTACCGACGACGCCGCTGGATACAAAGCCAACTACACCAG GTGGCTGTGCTACTGCAACGTGCCTCAGTTCTGCGACAGCCTGCCCCGGTACGAGACCACGCAGATCTTCGGGCGGACGCTGCTGCGCTCGGTGTTCACCGTGATGAGGAAACAACTGCTGGAGCAGGCCCGACAGGAGAAGGACAAGCTGCCACCTGAGAAACGCACACTCATTCTCACACACTTTCCCAA GTTCTTGTccatgctggaggaggaggtgtacaGCCACAGCTCTCCCATCTGGAGCCAAGACTTCTTGGCAGGAGCGTCGGGGGGGCAGATTCCTATtcacacag TGATCAGCGCGCCCCCTGTGGCCAGGCCGTTGTACTACAGCACCAGTCCTGTGTCGGTGGACCCGACCACCTGTGGCAGTGTCAGTCCTGCCAGGAAAACTGTGTTGGAGTCAATTCCAG TGGGAGAGAAGCGTAAACCCACCGAGCCCCTCCCCCATGAGGAGACCAAGAGGCCGCGGGCGGTGGGTGACATCCCCTTGGAGCTCATCAATGAGGTGATGGCAACCATCACCGACCCTGCTGCCATTCCTGAG ACCAGTCTGCTGTCAGCCCACTCTGCACGGGACGAAGCTGCCCGCCTGGAGGAGCGCAGGGGGGTGATCGAGTTCCACGTCATCGGCAACTCGTTAAACCAGAAGCCCAACAAGCGGATCCTGATGTGGCTCGTGGGCCTCCAGAACGTGTTCTCCCACCAGCTCCCCCGCATGCCCAAGGAGTACATCACGCGGCTGGTGTTCGATCC GAAGCACAAGACCCTGTCGCTGATCAAGGACGGACGCGTGATCGGAGGGATCTGCTTCCGCATGTTTCCGTCGCAGGGCTTCACAGAGATCGTGTTCTGTGCCGTGACCTCCAACGAGCAGGTCAAG ggatATGGAACCCATCTGATGAACCACCTGAAGGAATATCACATCAAGCATGAAATCCTCAACTTCCTCACTTATGCTGATGAGTACGCCATCGGCTACTTCAAGAAACAG gGTTTCTCAAAGGACATCAAAGTTCCCAAGGCCAAGTATGTGGGCTACATCAAGGACTACGAGGGAGCCACCCTCATGGGCTGTGAACTCAACCCCAGCATCCCCTACACAGAGTTCTCCGTTATCATCAAGAAGCAGAAGGAG ATCATTAAGAAACTGATAGAGAGGAAACAGGCTGCGATCAGAAAAGTCTATCCCGGACTTTCCTGTTTTAAGGAAGGAGTTCGGCAGATTCCAATAGAAAGCATTCCGGGCATAC GTGAAACTGGCTGGAAACCAGTGGGCAAAGG GAAGGAACTGAAGGACCCTGATCAACTGTACAGCACTCTGAAGACCATCCTTCAACATGTGAAG AGTCACCCGAACGCCTGGCCGTTCATGGAACCTGTGAAGAAAACAGAGGCACCTGGGTACTATCAAGTGATCCGCTTCCCCATGG ATCTGAAGACAATGAGCGAGCGCCTGAAGAGCAGGTACTACACCACGCGGAAGCTGTTCATGGCCGACATGCAGCGCATCTTCACCAACTGTCGAGAGTACAACCCTCCGGAGAGCGAGTACTACAAGTGCGCCAACCTACTGGAGAAGTTCTTCTACACCAAGATTAAAGAGGCAGGCCTCATCGAGAAGTAG
- the kat2b gene encoding histone acetyltransferase KAT2B isoform X2, which yields MADSAGIQQGSPAIGAAGLVPAAPGAGGTEGSGAAGGSARIAVKKAQLRSSPRPKKLEKLGVYSSCKAEGACKCNGWKSQNPPPTPPRTDQQSNTVNLQEPCRSCSHTLGDHVTHLENVSEEEVNRLLGIVLDVEYLYTCVHKEEDADTKQVYFSLFKLLRKSILQMGKPTLEAQESPPFEKPSIEQGVNNFVQYKFSHLPSKERQTIMELAKMFLNQINYWQLETPSQRRQRVPTDDAAGYKANYTRWLCYCNVPQFCDSLPRYETTQIFGRTLLRSVFTVMRKQLLEQARQEKDKLPPEKRTLILTHFPKFLSMLEEEVYSHSSPIWSQDFLAGASGGQIPIHTVISAPPVARPLYYSTSPVSVDPTTCGSVSPARKTVLESIPVGEKRKPTEPLPHEETKRPRAVGDIPLELINEVMATITDPAAIPETSLLSAHSARDEAARLEERRGVIEFHVIGNSLNQKPNKRILMWLVGLQNVFSHQLPRMPKEYITRLVFDPKHKTLSLIKDGRVIGGICFRMFPSQGFTEIVFCAVTSNEQVKGYGTHLMNHLKEYHIKHEILNFLTYADEYAIGYFKKQGFSKDIKVPKAKYVGYIKDYEGATLMGCELNPSIPYTEFSVIIKKQKEIIKKLIERKQAAIRKVYPGLSCFKEGVRQIPIESIPGIRTSLTVFTVYGIYFIFSLLDGANSGIILSTGETGWKPVGKGKELKDPDQLYSTLKTILQHVKSHPNAWPFMEPVKKTEAPGYYQVIRFPMDLKTMSERLKSRYYTTRKLFMADMQRIFTNCREYNPPESEYYKCANLLEKFFYTKIKEAGLIEK from the exons ATGGCCGACAGCGCCGGGATCCAGCAGGGTTCGCCGGCCATCGGGGCCGCGGGCTTGGTTCCGGCCGCTCCTGGAGCCGGGGGGACGGAGGGCTCCGGCGCCGCTGGAGGATCCGCACGTATCGCCGTGAAGAAGGCGCAACTCCGCTCCTCACCGCGGCCGAAGAAACTGGAAAAACTCGGCGTGTATTCCTCCTGCAAA GCGGAAGGAGCCTGTAAGTGCAATGGCTGGAAAAGTCAGAACCCCCCTCCCACTCCCCCCCGAACTGACCAGCAGTCCAACACAGTCAACCTGCAGGAGCCGTGTCGCAGCTGCTCTCACACTTTGG GTGATCACGTGACCCATCTAGAAAACGTGTCGGAGGAGGAAGTGAACAGGCTTCTCGGAATCGTCCTGGACGTGGAGTATCTCTACACGTGTGTTCACAAAGAGGAGGATGCCGACACTAAGCAGGTCTACTTTTCACTCTTCAAA CTGCTGAGGAAATCCATTCTACAAATGGGTAAACCGACGTTAGAAGCACAGGAGAGTCCTCCGTTTGAGAAACCCAGTATTGAGCAG GGGGTGAACAATTTTGTCCAGTACAAGTTCAGCCACCTGCCGTCGAAGGAACGCCAAACAATCATGGAGCTTGCTAAGATGTTCCTCAACCAAATCAACTACTGGCAGCTGGAGACGCCCTCCCAGAGACGCCAGAGGGTTCCTACCGACGACGCCGCTGGATACAAAGCCAACTACACCAG GTGGCTGTGCTACTGCAACGTGCCTCAGTTCTGCGACAGCCTGCCCCGGTACGAGACCACGCAGATCTTCGGGCGGACGCTGCTGCGCTCGGTGTTCACCGTGATGAGGAAACAACTGCTGGAGCAGGCCCGACAGGAGAAGGACAAGCTGCCACCTGAGAAACGCACACTCATTCTCACACACTTTCCCAA GTTCTTGTccatgctggaggaggaggtgtacaGCCACAGCTCTCCCATCTGGAGCCAAGACTTCTTGGCAGGAGCGTCGGGGGGGCAGATTCCTATtcacacag TGATCAGCGCGCCCCCTGTGGCCAGGCCGTTGTACTACAGCACCAGTCCTGTGTCGGTGGACCCGACCACCTGTGGCAGTGTCAGTCCTGCCAGGAAAACTGTGTTGGAGTCAATTCCAG TGGGAGAGAAGCGTAAACCCACCGAGCCCCTCCCCCATGAGGAGACCAAGAGGCCGCGGGCGGTGGGTGACATCCCCTTGGAGCTCATCAATGAGGTGATGGCAACCATCACCGACCCTGCTGCCATTCCTGAG ACCAGTCTGCTGTCAGCCCACTCTGCACGGGACGAAGCTGCCCGCCTGGAGGAGCGCAGGGGGGTGATCGAGTTCCACGTCATCGGCAACTCGTTAAACCAGAAGCCCAACAAGCGGATCCTGATGTGGCTCGTGGGCCTCCAGAACGTGTTCTCCCACCAGCTCCCCCGCATGCCCAAGGAGTACATCACGCGGCTGGTGTTCGATCC GAAGCACAAGACCCTGTCGCTGATCAAGGACGGACGCGTGATCGGAGGGATCTGCTTCCGCATGTTTCCGTCGCAGGGCTTCACAGAGATCGTGTTCTGTGCCGTGACCTCCAACGAGCAGGTCAAG ggatATGGAACCCATCTGATGAACCACCTGAAGGAATATCACATCAAGCATGAAATCCTCAACTTCCTCACTTATGCTGATGAGTACGCCATCGGCTACTTCAAGAAACAG gGTTTCTCAAAGGACATCAAAGTTCCCAAGGCCAAGTATGTGGGCTACATCAAGGACTACGAGGGAGCCACCCTCATGGGCTGTGAACTCAACCCCAGCATCCCCTACACAGAGTTCTCCGTTATCATCAAGAAGCAGAAGGAG ATCATTAAGAAACTGATAGAGAGGAAACAGGCTGCGATCAGAAAAGTCTATCCCGGACTTTCCTGTTTTAAGGAAGGAGTTCGGCAGATTCCAATAGAAAGCATTCCGGGCATACGTACGTCACTCACCGTATTCACGGTATAtggcatttattttatttttagcctTTTAGATGGTGCTAATTCTGGTATCATTTTATCAACAGGTGAAACTGGCTGGAAACCAGTGGGCAAAGG GAAGGAACTGAAGGACCCTGATCAACTGTACAGCACTCTGAAGACCATCCTTCAACATGTGAAG AGTCACCCGAACGCCTGGCCGTTCATGGAACCTGTGAAGAAAACAGAGGCACCTGGGTACTATCAAGTGATCCGCTTCCCCATGG ATCTGAAGACAATGAGCGAGCGCCTGAAGAGCAGGTACTACACCACGCGGAAGCTGTTCATGGCCGACATGCAGCGCATCTTCACCAACTGTCGAGAGTACAACCCTCCGGAGAGCGAGTACTACAAGTGCGCCAACCTACTGGAGAAGTTCTTCTACACCAAGATTAAAGAGGCAGGCCTCATCGAGAAGTAG
- the kat2b gene encoding histone acetyltransferase KAT2B isoform X3 gives MADSAGIQQGSPAIGAAGLVPAAPGAGGTEGSGAAGGSARIAVKKAQLRSSPRPKKLEKLGVYSSCKAEGACKCNGWKSQNPPPTPPRTDQQSNTVNLQEPCRSCSHTLGDHVTHLENVSEEEVNRLLGIVLDVEYLYTCVHKEEDADTKQVYFSLFKLLRKSILQMGKPTLEAQESPPFEKPSIEQGVNNFVQYKFSHLPSKERQTIMELAKMFLNQINYWQLETPSQRRQRVPTDDAAGYKANYTRWLCYCNVPQFCDSLPRYETTQIFGRTLLRSVFTVMRKQLLEQARQEKDKLPPEKRTLILTHFPKFLSMLEEEVYSHSSPIWSQDFLAGASGGQIPIHTVISAPPVARPLYYSTSPVSVDPTTCGSVSPARKTVLESIPVGEKRKPTEPLPHEETKRPRAVGDIPLELINEVMATITDPAAIPETSLLSAHSARDEAARLEERRGVIEFHVIGNSLNQKPNKRILMWLVGLQNVFSHQLPRMPKEYITRLVFDPKHKTLSLIKDGRVIGGICFRMFPSQGFTEIVFCAVTSNEQVKGYGTHLMNHLKEYHIKHEILNFLTYADEYAIGYFKKQGFSKDIKVPKAKYVGYIKDYEGATLMGCELNPSIPYTEFSVIIKKQKEIIKKLIERKQAAIRKVYPGLSCFKEGVRQIPIESIPGIRETGWKPVGKGQTSLPPSIVLWKELKDPDQLYSTLKTILQHVKSHPNAWPFMEPVKKTEAPGYYQVIRFPMDLKTMSERLKSRYYTTRKLFMADMQRIFTNCREYNPPESEYYKCANLLEKFFYTKIKEAGLIEK, from the exons ATGGCCGACAGCGCCGGGATCCAGCAGGGTTCGCCGGCCATCGGGGCCGCGGGCTTGGTTCCGGCCGCTCCTGGAGCCGGGGGGACGGAGGGCTCCGGCGCCGCTGGAGGATCCGCACGTATCGCCGTGAAGAAGGCGCAACTCCGCTCCTCACCGCGGCCGAAGAAACTGGAAAAACTCGGCGTGTATTCCTCCTGCAAA GCGGAAGGAGCCTGTAAGTGCAATGGCTGGAAAAGTCAGAACCCCCCTCCCACTCCCCCCCGAACTGACCAGCAGTCCAACACAGTCAACCTGCAGGAGCCGTGTCGCAGCTGCTCTCACACTTTGG GTGATCACGTGACCCATCTAGAAAACGTGTCGGAGGAGGAAGTGAACAGGCTTCTCGGAATCGTCCTGGACGTGGAGTATCTCTACACGTGTGTTCACAAAGAGGAGGATGCCGACACTAAGCAGGTCTACTTTTCACTCTTCAAA CTGCTGAGGAAATCCATTCTACAAATGGGTAAACCGACGTTAGAAGCACAGGAGAGTCCTCCGTTTGAGAAACCCAGTATTGAGCAG GGGGTGAACAATTTTGTCCAGTACAAGTTCAGCCACCTGCCGTCGAAGGAACGCCAAACAATCATGGAGCTTGCTAAGATGTTCCTCAACCAAATCAACTACTGGCAGCTGGAGACGCCCTCCCAGAGACGCCAGAGGGTTCCTACCGACGACGCCGCTGGATACAAAGCCAACTACACCAG GTGGCTGTGCTACTGCAACGTGCCTCAGTTCTGCGACAGCCTGCCCCGGTACGAGACCACGCAGATCTTCGGGCGGACGCTGCTGCGCTCGGTGTTCACCGTGATGAGGAAACAACTGCTGGAGCAGGCCCGACAGGAGAAGGACAAGCTGCCACCTGAGAAACGCACACTCATTCTCACACACTTTCCCAA GTTCTTGTccatgctggaggaggaggtgtacaGCCACAGCTCTCCCATCTGGAGCCAAGACTTCTTGGCAGGAGCGTCGGGGGGGCAGATTCCTATtcacacag TGATCAGCGCGCCCCCTGTGGCCAGGCCGTTGTACTACAGCACCAGTCCTGTGTCGGTGGACCCGACCACCTGTGGCAGTGTCAGTCCTGCCAGGAAAACTGTGTTGGAGTCAATTCCAG TGGGAGAGAAGCGTAAACCCACCGAGCCCCTCCCCCATGAGGAGACCAAGAGGCCGCGGGCGGTGGGTGACATCCCCTTGGAGCTCATCAATGAGGTGATGGCAACCATCACCGACCCTGCTGCCATTCCTGAG ACCAGTCTGCTGTCAGCCCACTCTGCACGGGACGAAGCTGCCCGCCTGGAGGAGCGCAGGGGGGTGATCGAGTTCCACGTCATCGGCAACTCGTTAAACCAGAAGCCCAACAAGCGGATCCTGATGTGGCTCGTGGGCCTCCAGAACGTGTTCTCCCACCAGCTCCCCCGCATGCCCAAGGAGTACATCACGCGGCTGGTGTTCGATCC GAAGCACAAGACCCTGTCGCTGATCAAGGACGGACGCGTGATCGGAGGGATCTGCTTCCGCATGTTTCCGTCGCAGGGCTTCACAGAGATCGTGTTCTGTGCCGTGACCTCCAACGAGCAGGTCAAG ggatATGGAACCCATCTGATGAACCACCTGAAGGAATATCACATCAAGCATGAAATCCTCAACTTCCTCACTTATGCTGATGAGTACGCCATCGGCTACTTCAAGAAACAG gGTTTCTCAAAGGACATCAAAGTTCCCAAGGCCAAGTATGTGGGCTACATCAAGGACTACGAGGGAGCCACCCTCATGGGCTGTGAACTCAACCCCAGCATCCCCTACACAGAGTTCTCCGTTATCATCAAGAAGCAGAAGGAG ATCATTAAGAAACTGATAGAGAGGAAACAGGCTGCGATCAGAAAAGTCTATCCCGGACTTTCCTGTTTTAAGGAAGGAGTTCGGCAGATTCCAATAGAAAGCATTCCGGGCATAC GTGAAACTGGCTGGAAACCAGTGGGCAAAGG GCAAACATCACTTCCTCCAAGTATTGTATTATG GAAGGAACTGAAGGACCCTGATCAACTGTACAGCACTCTGAAGACCATCCTTCAACATGTGAAG AGTCACCCGAACGCCTGGCCGTTCATGGAACCTGTGAAGAAAACAGAGGCACCTGGGTACTATCAAGTGATCCGCTTCCCCATGG ATCTGAAGACAATGAGCGAGCGCCTGAAGAGCAGGTACTACACCACGCGGAAGCTGTTCATGGCCGACATGCAGCGCATCTTCACCAACTGTCGAGAGTACAACCCTCCGGAGAGCGAGTACTACAAGTGCGCCAACCTACTGGAGAAGTTCTTCTACACCAAGATTAAAGAGGCAGGCCTCATCGAGAAGTAG
- the kat2b gene encoding histone acetyltransferase KAT2B isoform X1 produces MADSAGIQQGSPAIGAAGLVPAAPGAGGTEGSGAAGGSARIAVKKAQLRSSPRPKKLEKLGVYSSCKAEGACKCNGWKSQNPPPTPPRTDQQSNTVNLQEPCRSCSHTLGDHVTHLENVSEEEVNRLLGIVLDVEYLYTCVHKEEDADTKQVYFSLFKLLRKSILQMGKPTLEAQESPPFEKPSIEQGVNNFVQYKFSHLPSKERQTIMELAKMFLNQINYWQLETPSQRRQRVPTDDAAGYKANYTRWLCYCNVPQFCDSLPRYETTQIFGRTLLRSVFTVMRKQLLEQARQEKDKLPPEKRTLILTHFPKFLSMLEEEVYSHSSPIWSQDFLAGASGGQIPIHTVISAPPVARPLYYSTSPVSVDPTTCGSVSPARKTVLESIPVGEKRKPTEPLPHEETKRPRAVGDIPLELINEVMATITDPAAIPETSLLSAHSARDEAARLEERRGVIEFHVIGNSLNQKPNKRILMWLVGLQNVFSHQLPRMPKEYITRLVFDPKHKTLSLIKDGRVIGGICFRMFPSQGFTEIVFCAVTSNEQVKGYGTHLMNHLKEYHIKHEILNFLTYADEYAIGYFKKQGFSKDIKVPKAKYVGYIKDYEGATLMGCELNPSIPYTEFSVIIKKQKEIIKKLIERKQAAIRKVYPGLSCFKEGVRQIPIESIPGIRETGWKPVGKGQTSLPPSIVLWYFQHCFLYYTYIILIIPLFVMITMVMECFCLLHLFSSRKELKDPDQLYSTLKTILQHVKSHPNAWPFMEPVKKTEAPGYYQVIRFPMDLKTMSERLKSRYYTTRKLFMADMQRIFTNCREYNPPESEYYKCANLLEKFFYTKIKEAGLIEK; encoded by the exons ATGGCCGACAGCGCCGGGATCCAGCAGGGTTCGCCGGCCATCGGGGCCGCGGGCTTGGTTCCGGCCGCTCCTGGAGCCGGGGGGACGGAGGGCTCCGGCGCCGCTGGAGGATCCGCACGTATCGCCGTGAAGAAGGCGCAACTCCGCTCCTCACCGCGGCCGAAGAAACTGGAAAAACTCGGCGTGTATTCCTCCTGCAAA GCGGAAGGAGCCTGTAAGTGCAATGGCTGGAAAAGTCAGAACCCCCCTCCCACTCCCCCCCGAACTGACCAGCAGTCCAACACAGTCAACCTGCAGGAGCCGTGTCGCAGCTGCTCTCACACTTTGG GTGATCACGTGACCCATCTAGAAAACGTGTCGGAGGAGGAAGTGAACAGGCTTCTCGGAATCGTCCTGGACGTGGAGTATCTCTACACGTGTGTTCACAAAGAGGAGGATGCCGACACTAAGCAGGTCTACTTTTCACTCTTCAAA CTGCTGAGGAAATCCATTCTACAAATGGGTAAACCGACGTTAGAAGCACAGGAGAGTCCTCCGTTTGAGAAACCCAGTATTGAGCAG GGGGTGAACAATTTTGTCCAGTACAAGTTCAGCCACCTGCCGTCGAAGGAACGCCAAACAATCATGGAGCTTGCTAAGATGTTCCTCAACCAAATCAACTACTGGCAGCTGGAGACGCCCTCCCAGAGACGCCAGAGGGTTCCTACCGACGACGCCGCTGGATACAAAGCCAACTACACCAG GTGGCTGTGCTACTGCAACGTGCCTCAGTTCTGCGACAGCCTGCCCCGGTACGAGACCACGCAGATCTTCGGGCGGACGCTGCTGCGCTCGGTGTTCACCGTGATGAGGAAACAACTGCTGGAGCAGGCCCGACAGGAGAAGGACAAGCTGCCACCTGAGAAACGCACACTCATTCTCACACACTTTCCCAA GTTCTTGTccatgctggaggaggaggtgtacaGCCACAGCTCTCCCATCTGGAGCCAAGACTTCTTGGCAGGAGCGTCGGGGGGGCAGATTCCTATtcacacag TGATCAGCGCGCCCCCTGTGGCCAGGCCGTTGTACTACAGCACCAGTCCTGTGTCGGTGGACCCGACCACCTGTGGCAGTGTCAGTCCTGCCAGGAAAACTGTGTTGGAGTCAATTCCAG TGGGAGAGAAGCGTAAACCCACCGAGCCCCTCCCCCATGAGGAGACCAAGAGGCCGCGGGCGGTGGGTGACATCCCCTTGGAGCTCATCAATGAGGTGATGGCAACCATCACCGACCCTGCTGCCATTCCTGAG ACCAGTCTGCTGTCAGCCCACTCTGCACGGGACGAAGCTGCCCGCCTGGAGGAGCGCAGGGGGGTGATCGAGTTCCACGTCATCGGCAACTCGTTAAACCAGAAGCCCAACAAGCGGATCCTGATGTGGCTCGTGGGCCTCCAGAACGTGTTCTCCCACCAGCTCCCCCGCATGCCCAAGGAGTACATCACGCGGCTGGTGTTCGATCC GAAGCACAAGACCCTGTCGCTGATCAAGGACGGACGCGTGATCGGAGGGATCTGCTTCCGCATGTTTCCGTCGCAGGGCTTCACAGAGATCGTGTTCTGTGCCGTGACCTCCAACGAGCAGGTCAAG ggatATGGAACCCATCTGATGAACCACCTGAAGGAATATCACATCAAGCATGAAATCCTCAACTTCCTCACTTATGCTGATGAGTACGCCATCGGCTACTTCAAGAAACAG gGTTTCTCAAAGGACATCAAAGTTCCCAAGGCCAAGTATGTGGGCTACATCAAGGACTACGAGGGAGCCACCCTCATGGGCTGTGAACTCAACCCCAGCATCCCCTACACAGAGTTCTCCGTTATCATCAAGAAGCAGAAGGAG ATCATTAAGAAACTGATAGAGAGGAAACAGGCTGCGATCAGAAAAGTCTATCCCGGACTTTCCTGTTTTAAGGAAGGAGTTCGGCAGATTCCAATAGAAAGCATTCCGGGCATAC GTGAAACTGGCTGGAAACCAGTGGGCAAAGG GCAAACATCACTTCCTCCAAGTATTGTATTATGGTATTTTCAACactgttttctttattataCTTACATTATACTTATAATACCATTATTTGTTATGATTACTATGGTGATGGAATGTTTTTGCCTTCTGCATTTATTCTCCTCCAGGAAGGAACTGAAGGACCCTGATCAACTGTACAGCACTCTGAAGACCATCCTTCAACATGTGAAG AGTCACCCGAACGCCTGGCCGTTCATGGAACCTGTGAAGAAAACAGAGGCACCTGGGTACTATCAAGTGATCCGCTTCCCCATGG ATCTGAAGACAATGAGCGAGCGCCTGAAGAGCAGGTACTACACCACGCGGAAGCTGTTCATGGCCGACATGCAGCGCATCTTCACCAACTGTCGAGAGTACAACCCTCCGGAGAGCGAGTACTACAAGTGCGCCAACCTACTGGAGAAGTTCTTCTACACCAAGATTAAAGAGGCAGGCCTCATCGAGAAGTAG